The sequence ATGTTATATGGGAAACGACAATTACTGTGTgtttgtaatgaaattaaataataatatttaaaagtattttttaattgaaaatatatttcaataatattttgtatatttttttaaactttttaacaTAGCATaatagaatcataaaaaaaaaacatctaaaaattagtaatttaataccttttaatttgaaaaaaaatagttgaaacaCGTTATTAAACACACATTTAATAGGCTTGAATCAGTAATAAAGCTAGCATCATAGCTTGTATTGTAATTATGTTGGTTAATGGGTCGGTACATGTAAAGCTGGTCTTGCCAAACCCGGGACATGTCGAGGCCAGAATGAATTACTCATAGCAAATTAAAGAGCCAAAGAGAAACTCctgtacttttttcttttttttcatgtgtttttggTACACCCACTATCCTTTTGTGCTTGTTTAGGTcgattaaaaattgatttataattaaataaaattatttgacgCGGTagctttttagaaaaatatatatttttcttagtttatttttctatttaatattattagggtcttttagttttttttctatgtaaagAATTAATATCTATTTAGCAAGtggaaatataaagaaataaaattaaatattttaagtcttttttatatttatgatgtttttagtttttaagatttttgacttgtaacaattttttatccttcactTTTGCCGGCGTTGATTGGTATTATAATCCAATAatctttaatgattattttgcttTGCTATATGTTGTAAAATAATCTTAGTTGCAAGAGGTTGTATAATAGAATACAAAGAAGTTCTTCCTTCATAAAAAAGATGTCCAGTACCtaattgtaatgtttttttttctacattaattatttttaattaaaatcctaATGGTTAGGAATCCATGATGGAGTGGCTtacacatataaaataatattaaaaaagaataattttttaactgaaAACTGAACTCGAGAATGAGTTCTTTTCGATCTAGAAAGTCTAATATAAgatctttttagaaaaatagatatttttcatagttatctttatttttttatttttatatttaatattattaatgtttttctcTATATAAATGGTTATAATAGCTTTTTGAGAAGtgagaatataattaaataaaattaagtgtttttaaattaattctcatatttatagtgtttttagtcttttaaagtttttttactcATAACAAACTATTTATCCTTCACTTTTAtatcattattgttatttaattatggATTTTGGATTTCACTTAGAATCCCTCAActtataaaagaggcatgacaCTCGGATTTGTATTGTATTTTGGCACTTATTTTCAAGTTcgaaacaatatatatatatatatatatatatatatatatatatatatattatatatatatatatatatatatatataatctcaaaaagaaaaaagttgggaagagaaagaatcaaaataaacGAACGGTTCAAATTTTATTCCTTGGAGGATAAATCCACCGATATAAATGAACGAATACGCTTTAAAACTAGAGAAGGGTTGCTCGCAGATTAACAAGCCTAACAAAAAACATCAACGCTTTAGTATTTCTTTTCCAGAGACAATAGCCATGGTAATCAGAATCCTCATCTCCCTATTCCTTTCAGCCAAAGGATTTGGAGGACTTGGTGGTGCAATGAAACTAGTTTCACAGCTGGCTTGTGCTCTCGGTGCATCCCGTTCAAGCTTGAACATATCATCATAATCTTTCCTGTTAAAAGATTGCAGGGCATCCCCGAAAGACGACTTCACTATAGCAAAAGCATTTTCACATGCAACAAGAACATTCCTCAATGATTGGTCAGTTGTGTTCCTTAGAAGATCCAAAATATACTCGTAAGTGTTGGTTGCGTTTGTTATTGTCTGGTCCATTGCTATCGCTGTGAGACCAACATAGTCTATTGACGGGCTTTTCATGTTCTCATGGAAAACCCTGTTGCAGAAACCATAGTCTTCCATTTGTCGACATACTTCGTCGATTAAAACTTGGGAATCTTGGGCTTCACTTAAGGTAGGGTTGGTCAGGAGAATGATGACTAGAAGTGGAAAAAATAGGGAGAAACAGTGAGAAAAGGCCATGTTTCTGCTGCTAGAATTAGAATATAGTGATGTGATATATGCAACAGAGGAGAGTACTGTGGTGAATGCCTTTGcctgtttatatatatgtgtgtgaaaGTCTATTGAGGAAAATATAAGTTTCAGAAGATGTTGCGAGTAAAGCAAAGGGTTGAAAATTAAGaaggaaagagttgaaaattaaGAAGGAAAGAGTTGAAAGCATGATCAAGCCCCATATGCTAAAGAAATTATACGGTAAATTAACCTGCCACTTTGAGATTATGGTTCAAGGAATTATGGAAGGAGAAATCATCCTATATCTAgtcattaattagttttaaaacgctaaaaataattatatttgtaaAAGATGAAAGATTTTTGTATGAAAAGGAGAGAAGTTGATTTATTTCCTAGCTAATATATGGTCATGGAGATACTGTAGGCAAcgtgttattttcttttattttttattgtaattactAATGTAATGTTTTGatgtagtaaatattttttttaattcgggaaattatattaacagaaaaaaaaactagtgatgGGTTGATGGAAGTGAAAGAAGTAAGtgaagttaaaatttaattcctCACAATaagtaaaggaaataaaatttattttagattactACTAATTACTCAAGAGTAAACGAGGAGAAAATTTAGAGATTGCTATATTTCTTTCCTAATTCAAATGAATCCGAAAATGGATttccatatttgatttttttttctaaaatataatgaaCCTATACTGGAAATTAATCAGTCCCTCATCTTAATTCCATATCTCACATAATGTCAAATCTAACTAATTTCAACAATCTAACTAATTTCCAATGATATAATACTCTATCATCAGTTTCCAATTAGTATGTTTCAAAAACTCGGCCAATAAAATGAGAATTTAATCTTCAAATAATCAGAAATCAATCGgcatatactttaaaaatactCGTCAATTAATTAGTATAGGTAAAATTGGAAAATAATCggctcttgattttttattatggcAGTGTTTGTTTTGCAGTGATACCgtgattttaaaagtaattgaattatttttgttttgaattaattattttaatatttttaaattattttaataaattaatgttaaaaataaattttaaatgattgttatttttcttctatcTCCTTCAAAACCacaaacaacatcaattcctcTAACTCCATTACCATTAACAACACCCGAGCCCCTCTTCAACTCACTCCATCATAACGCTCAAtaatcttgaaagaaaaaattatgcaacaataaagaagagaaaagagatttTATCCCCTATTCATCATCCATGATACATCAAATTCCACATACATGATAGTTTTTTTCAccaaatatttgatattgtgcAAACTAGTCTAGACATACATCAATCCTGCAATCTTTAGTTGACGTCTTCAGCACGCAACTATATGGTAATTAAAGTTGTTAAAGCAgttaaagttaattaaaattgttagaaGAATTAGTTAGCTGTTAACATAATCAGTTACtctgttaattattatttgctcATTCATGTTTACAGGAATGAGCCTATATAAACAATGTAATAGttgattgaaaagaaatacAGTGTATATCATTCAGTTCAtcatttttccttctctttgttattttaatatggtatcatggtattttttttttttgaaggattATTTCCACAtcttcatcctcttcatcaattctttattttcttagtaATGGCTGAAAATACCAACCCTACATAAGAAATGGATTCTTCCAATCCCTTCTTCTTGCATCATTCTGACAATTCTATAGCCATGATTGTTTGAAAACCACTCAATGGTGACAATTACAACTCATGAAAAAGAGCGATGATGATGGCTTTATTAGTCAAaaacaaactcaattttgttaatGGCACTTTGCCTAAACCATCCAATCTTTATGATTCTCAAGATTTGGCATGATCTTGTTGCAATAATATGGTTCTTTTATGGCTACTCAACTCTATTTCAATAAAGattgtaaaaaacatcatttacattgataatgcttttgaaatatGGAATGATTTTCAGGATCGGTTTTCTAACATAATAGGCCACAAATCTTTTAGCTCCAGAAATCTATCTCCTACGTGtcacaagaaaataattcagTCAGCTCATACTTTACTGTCATGAAAGATTGTGGGATGAGTTAGCAAATTACCAGTGATGTCTTATCACCACCAGCAGCATGTTTATCAATTCTTAATGGGATTGAATGAAAGTTACTCACATGTAAGTCAATAGTCGATGGGGCTTTTCAAGCATGGCTTGCAGGTCTTGGTAACaaggaaggaaacttacctttcatTTCAATAGCCAGCATGAACCTTCTCCAACGTATTAACAGCTGGTCTGGAAGGAGCATTCTACAGAATCATCGACATCTAACATTCTAGTTCTACGTACTAACCTGACAAAGATTAGTACAGAACAAAATGACTTAATTCGTCAGCTCTAACCCTCTTTTCTGCTATTCTGGTGGTAGCTTCTTTAAACACTGCTCTAAAATATAACAGCTTAAGGTTATaattagaaagaagaaaaacgGAGAGTAATCTCATTTGGAAAGGGAGATTCAGCGTATCAAAAAAGGGTAAACTTCGTTTTAATCCATATAGATTTATCCATATTTCACTTTAGCCTCTGCAGTTTAAATGTTCCCAATGTTACCCTTCTACTTCTCAAAAAGTGACAACGTTACCCTTATCCGTTCACCCAAAACTCGctggttaattaaaatatattaattgactAAAtagactagttttttttatattaattttctgagtgattttatgagattataatatatatatatatatatatatatatatatatatatatatatataagtattttAGAGGAAaagatgactttttttttttatatatataaagatatgaaaaaaattcaatagttAGATGTTTTTGATAAGATACCAAGGATAAGGATATAAATAGTAAATTCTATGCTTATTAAACTATTTATGGATTATTAACtaccaatattttattttataaaactcaCAAGAAGagatagatataaaaataaaagagaaaagaattaataaaaatgataagaatattttttgtttagattgaatgatattttctttaatcttaATCTtctggataatttttttttttaaaatatttttattttaaaaaaatatgaaattaatacgtttttttttatgttttttaatatgttaatgtaaaaaataaataaaaactttttaaaaaatattttaatatattttcaatagaaaaacatttttttaaaaaaaagactccACACTGCAATACCAAACTTACACTCGAATTCTTGTTCTTTTCATGATTCATGGTGTTATACGAGACTCAGGCAAGCTTTTACATGATTCATAATTCACATTTGATAAGTAAACCATTGAAACTTGAGAGTTGTTTTCATTTTCGTTGGAGCTGCTTTGTTGCATTTGCTACATTCAACTTTCAAGTCCCAAATATGTGGCGCTGCCAAAACTCAACAGCACTCGCGAGTCACAACATccacccatatatatatatatatatcactgaAGTGGCTCAAGAACAAGGGGATGTGAGATCTGTGGTGGGATGAGGCCAGAGCCTTTGCTTTTGTCCACTTCTGAGCGCTGAGGTGTCTTTAACATCTGGCCCAGCCCGCAATAATGTTCCAAGTCAAGCTGTCAAGGAAGCACAACACTGTTCGTCATCTTAACCTTTGCCTGTGGCTatgtttcctttatttttttcttcaccagATTTCTCATTTGACCCTTACAAACTAGCCTTTTGCTAACAGTAGAATAACCAAACCATGGCTTCTGCAACTGCATTAGCCATTGGAGGTTCATTTCTGTCAGCCTTCCTTCAGGTTTTGTTCGACAGAATGGCTTCTCGCGAGGTTGTAGGCTTCTTCAGAGACCGAAAACTCAATGATAGGTTGTTAAAGAAGTTGAAGGTACTTATGATTTCTGTTAACGGGGTACTTGATGATGCGGAGGAGAAGCAAATAGCCAAGCCAGCTGTTGAGATGTGGGTCAACGAGCTCAAAGATGCTGTATATGAAGCTGATGATTTGTTGGATGAGATTGCTTATGAAGCTCTGCGATCGGAGGTGGAAGTTGGCTCTCAATCTAGTGCAGATCAGGTGAGAGGCTTTTTATCTGCTCGTTTCTCATTTCAGAAAGTAAAGGAAGACATGGAGACAAAGTTAGGAGAGATCGTTGACATGCTTGagtacttggtacaacaaaagGATGCCCTTGGTCTGAGAGAGGGTACTGTTGAGAAAGCATCATCACAGAGAATACCAACAACTTCTCTTGTGGATGAATCCGGGGTATATGGTAGGGATGGAGATAAGGAAGCCATAATGAAACTGGTACTATCTGCAACTGAAAATGGCAAACGGCTAGATGTGATTCCCATAGTAGGTATGGCTGGGGTTGGTAAGACCACTCTTGCTCAGCTTGTTTACAATGATAGCAGAGTAGGAGAGCAGTTTGATATGAAGGTATGGATCTGTGTTTCGGAAGAATTCGATGTTCTCAAGGTGATCAAAGATATTCTTAAGAAGGCTGGTTCCATTAATTGTGATACAATGACTGGAGATCAACTTCACTGCGAGTTAGAGAAGGAATcaacagggaaaaaaattatgcttgTTTTAGATGATGTTTGGAGCAATGATTGGGGAAAATGGGATTTTCTGTTGACACCTTTCAAGTCTCTGTTACATGGAAGTAAGATCCTTGTTACAACACGAATTGAAAGCGTAGCATCGGTCAAGGCCACTGTTGCAGCCCATCGCCTACAGGAATTGACTGCGGATGATTGCTGGTTGGTGTTTGCAAAACATGCATTTGATGATGGAAGTTGCAGTGCACGTCCAGACTTGGAAAAAATAGGTAAAGAAGTGGTAAGAAAGTGCAAAGGGTTACCTTTAGCTGCAAAAGCCCTGGGAGGTCTCCTACGCTTTAAAAGAGATGCTAAGGAATGGGAGAAGATCTTGAAGAGCAACATGTGGGATTTGCCGAATGATGATATTCTTCCTGTTCTCAGATTGAGTTATCACTATCTTCCACCACAGCTGAAGCAATGCTTTGCTTACTGTGCAATATTTCCAGAGAATCATGAATTTAACAAGGATGAATTGATCCGTTTATGGATGGCAGAGGGCTTTCTAGTTCCACCTAAAAGAAATAAGGAGATGGAAGAAGTAGGAAATGAGTTCTTTCATGATCTTGTTTCAAGGTCATTTTTCCAGCAATCTAGTGGAAAATCAAGGTCAGTTTTTCAAGGATCAAGCGGGGATCCATTATTTGTAATGCATGACCTCATAAATGACTTGGCTAGATATGTAGCTAGAGAATTTTGCTTCAGGTTGGAAGGCGAAGATTCAAACAAGATCACAGATAGGACTCGTCATTTGTCTTATGCAGTAACAAGAGACGATTCTTGTCAAAAATTTGAGGGTATTTATGATGCCAAGCTTTTGCGCACTTTCTTACCATTGTCAGAAGCGTGGCTACGCAACCAAATCAATATCTTACCGGTGCCAAGACCACGCAACCAAATCGATAATAAGGTAACACATGATTTATTGCCAAGGCTTACACGCTTACGAGTGCTATCCTTGGTTAACTATTCCAACGTGGTTGAGTTACCTGATTCAATGGGCAAGTTAAAACATTTACGATACCTTAATCTCTCCGCTACATCAATAAAAAGGTTACCTGAAGTTGTGAGTACTGCATACCATTTGCAGACATTAATCCTGGAAAATTGTAAAGAGCTTGTTGAGCTGCCTGATTCAGTTGGCCACTTGAAGCATTTGCTATATGCCAGTCTTAAAGGTGCAAAAATCAAAAGGTTACCTGAATCCATGTGTACATTGTATAATCTGCAAACATTAGTCTTGGAAGATTGCAGAAACCTTGTCAGACTGCCTCATTTAATTGGCAATTTGAAGCACTTGCGATATGTGACTCTTAAAGGCACAACGATCAAAATGTTACCAGCATCCATGGGAGGCTTGTGTAATTTGCAGACTTTAATCTTGCGGTCATGCAAAGATCTGATTGAGCTACCAGATGATTTGGGAAGGCTAATCAACTTGAGTCATCTTGATATCGAAGGAACAAAATTGTCGAAGATGCCGCTGCATATGGGTAAACTAACAAAGCTCCAAATCCTAAGTGATTTCTTTCTAGGAAAAGATACTGGTTCTAGCATTCAAGAGTTGGGGAAGCTTCAACATTTACAGGGAGGACTAAATATTTGGAACCTGCAAAATGTTGGGAGTGCTCCAGATGCTCTACATGACAATGTGAAGGGTATGAAGCATCTCAAGACTTTGAATTTGATGTGGGATGGTGATCCTAATGACTCTGGACATGTAAGGCATGTACTTGACAAATTAGAGCCTGATGTAAATATGGAGTATCTTTATATCTATGGTTATGGGGGTACAAGGTTTTCAGATTGGGTAGGAGACTCTTCTTTCTCAAGAATAGTATCCATGGAGCTCAGCCGATGTAAATACTGCACGTCCTTACCAACACTTGGGCAGTTAGGGTCTTTGAAAGAACTCCTGGTAAGAGGGTTTGAGGGACTTGCGGTTGTGGGTCCTGAGTTCTACGGAAGTTGCATGTCCGTGAGGAAGCCATTTGGATCCCTTGAAAGTCTAACTCTTTCAATGATGCCTGAATGGCGTGAATGGATTTCAGATCCAGGCATGCAAGCTTTCCCTTGTCTTCAAAAGCTTTGCATGAGCGGCTGCCCCAACCTAAGAAAGGTGCTGTCCAATCACCTCCTTCCATCTTTAACAACACTTGAGATCGAGGGATGCAAGCAGCTTGTAACTTCAATTCCAAGATGTCCAATcattgatgaattaaaattagatGATGATTCTCGTCATCTGCTGCTAGGCAGATTGCCTTCTGGGATGCACAGCCTGAAAGTTTATCGATTCTATTCCATAGATTCCATACCAAAAGAAATGGAGCAAATTGGTTCCTTTCTCACCACTttagaagaaattgaaatggaaAATTGTGATTCACTCAAGTGCTTCCAGCTGGATTTGTTCCCTAGGTTGAAGACTCTCAGGATCTCTACATGTTCAAATTTGGAATCTCATTGTGAACATGAAGGACCTCTAGAGGATCTCACCTCTCTTCATTCGTTGAAAATATGGGAATGCCCTAAATTAGTATCTTTCGCGAAAGGAGGATTACCTGCCTCATGTTTGACAGAGCTTCAGTTGTTTGATTGCGCAAATTTGAAGTCCTTGCCTGAGCATATGAATTCCCTCCTCCCATCCCTTGAAGATTTGAGATTATTCCTCCTTCCAAAACTTGAGTTCTTTCCAGAAGGGGGTCTGCCCTCTACATTAAAATCACTTTATATTGAAAATTGCAGCAAACTCATTGCAGCCAGAATGCAATGGAGTTTGCAATCGCTCCCTTCTCTTTCAAAATTCACTGTTGGTGTTGACGAAAGTGTGGAATCCTTCCCAGAGGAGATGCTGCTGCCCTCATCTCTTGCCTCTCTTGAAATATGGAGTCTTAAAACTCTGAAATCCCTGAACTACTCGGGGCTTCAACACCTCACTTCTCTTGGACAATTGACCATCACAGACTGCCCTAATCTACAGTCCATGCCAGAAGAAGGCCTCCCCTCCTCCCTTTCTTCTCTTGAAATCTGGCGGTGTCCTTTGCTGGATCAAAGATGTCAACAGGGAATAGGGGTAGATTGGCTCAAGATTACTCACATCCCCAACGTGCATATTAATGGATACAAGATCCATCAACCTTAGGTATTGCTTATCTGAATTTCAACTCAAAATTTCTCCtttctcatcttttttcttgttaagcTTCTTTTTGTGTACTTTTAGATTAATTCTCTGTTATTAATTCTGTCATTTGTGGCAGCATTTCATTTTAATCATGAACGGCCTGTTGGGGAGACAGAGTGTTTACAGGTTTGTCATGCAGATATTTTCCTACTGCTGACTTTCATTGCTCACCTCCAATTTTTGCTAATAATGTCTTACGAATTTCTTACAGCATTTATGCCATTGAAACTTAAACTCTGACCTCAAATCAGTTTAGATCAGCATATTCTTATATCCCATATAGCAGGAGAACTGGAATTC is a genomic window of Populus alba chromosome 5, ASM523922v2, whole genome shotgun sequence containing:
- the LOC118028014 gene encoding putative disease resistance RPP13-like protein 1 — encoded protein: MASATALAIGGSFLSAFLQVLFDRMASREVVGFFRDRKLNDRLLKKLKVLMISVNGVLDDAEEKQIAKPAVEMWVNELKDAVYEADDLLDEIAYEALRSEVEVGSQSSADQVRGFLSARFSFQKVKEDMETKLGEIVDMLEYLVQQKDALGLREGTVEKASSQRIPTTSLVDESGVYGRDGDKEAIMKLVLSATENGKRLDVIPIVGMAGVGKTTLAQLVYNDSRVGEQFDMKVWICVSEEFDVLKVIKDILKKAGSINCDTMTGDQLHCELEKESTGKKIMLVLDDVWSNDWGKWDFLLTPFKSLLHGSKILVTTRIESVASVKATVAAHRLQELTADDCWLVFAKHAFDDGSCSARPDLEKIGKEVVRKCKGLPLAAKALGGLLRFKRDAKEWEKILKSNMWDLPNDDILPVLRLSYHYLPPQLKQCFAYCAIFPENHEFNKDELIRLWMAEGFLVPPKRNKEMEEVGNEFFHDLVSRSFFQQSSGKSRSVFQGSSGDPLFVMHDLINDLARYVAREFCFRLEGEDSNKITDRTRHLSYAVTRDDSCQKFEGIYDAKLLRTFLPLSEAWLRNQINILPVPRPRNQIDNKVTHDLLPRLTRLRVLSLVNYSNVVELPDSMGKLKHLRYLNLSATSIKRLPEVVSTAYHLQTLILENCKELVELPDSVGHLKHLLYASLKGAKIKRLPESMCTLYNLQTLVLEDCRNLVRLPHLIGNLKHLRYVTLKGTTIKMLPASMGGLCNLQTLILRSCKDLIELPDDLGRLINLSHLDIEGTKLSKMPLHMGKLTKLQILSDFFLGKDTGSSIQELGKLQHLQGGLNIWNLQNVGSAPDALHDNVKGMKHLKTLNLMWDGDPNDSGHVRHVLDKLEPDVNMEYLYIYGYGGTRFSDWVGDSSFSRIVSMELSRCKYCTSLPTLGQLGSLKELLVRGFEGLAVVGPEFYGSCMSVRKPFGSLESLTLSMMPEWREWISDPGMQAFPCLQKLCMSGCPNLRKVLSNHLLPSLTTLEIEGCKQLVTSIPRCPIIDELKLDDDSRHLLLGRLPSGMHSLKVYRFYSIDSIPKEMEQIGSFLTTLEEIEMENCDSLKCFQLDLFPRLKTLRISTCSNLESHCEHEGPLEDLTSLHSLKIWECPKLVSFAKGGLPASCLTELQLFDCANLKSLPEHMNSLLPSLEDLRLFLLPKLEFFPEGGLPSTLKSLYIENCSKLIAARMQWSLQSLPSLSKFTVGVDESVESFPEEMLLPSSLASLEIWSLKTLKSLNYSGLQHLTSLGQLTITDCPNLQSMPEEGLPSSLSSLEIWRCPLLDQRCQQGIGVDWLKITHIPNVHINGYKIHQP
- the LOC118028086 gene encoding cell wall / vacuolar inhibitor of fructosidase 2, whose translation is MAFSHCFSLFFPLLVIILLTNPTLSEAQDSQVLIDEVCRQMEDYGFCNRVFHENMKSPSIDYVGLTAIAMDQTITNATNTYEYILDLLRNTTDQSLRNVLVACENAFAIVKSSFGDALQSFNRKDYDDMFKLERDAPRAQASCETSFIAPPSPPNPLAERNREMRILITMAIVSGKEILKR